CTGGCCATCTCGGCCTCGCCGACGACGATCGCCCACATCCTCGAGTTCGCCGGCAAGATCCGCGCCGGCGAGATGCAGATTTCCGAAGTGGTGGACGGTTTCGTCGCCGCCGACGAGGCCGATGACTACGTGGCCGAGGAAGACTTCGACGAGTTCGACGAGGAAGACGACGACGACGGCAACGGCGGCTCGAAGGCGCTGACCAAGAAACTCGAAGAGCTGAAGAACGCCGCGCTGGTCAAGCTCGACAGCCTGTCGGCCAATTTCGACAAGATGCGCAAGGCCTTCGAGAAGGACGGCTACAAGTCGGCCAACTACAACAAGGCCCAGCTGGCGATCAGCCAGGAGCTGATGACGATCCGCTTCACGGTCAAGACGATCGAGAAGCTCAGCGACATCTTGCGCTCGCAGGTGGACGACGTGCGCCGCTACGAACGCGAACTGCGCAAGATCGTGGTGGACAAGTGCGGCATGCCGCAGGACCACTTCATCAAGACCTTCCCGCCCAACGCGCTGAACAAGCAATGGGCTGAGAAGGAAGTCGCCGCCAACAAGCCCTACTCCGTCATCCTCAGCCGCAATCTGCCGCCCGTGCAGGAACTGCAGCAGAAGCTGATCGATATCCAGGCCAAGGCCGTCGTGCCGATCGATGACCTCAAGGACATCAACAAGAAGATGAACGAGGGCGAAAAGTCCTCGCGCGACGCCAAGAAGGAAATGATCGAGGCCAACCTGCGCCTCGTCATCTCGATCGCCAAGAAGTACACCAACCGCGGCCTGCAGTTCCTCGACCTGATCCAGGAAGGCAATATCGGCTTGATGAAGGCGGTGGACAAGTTCGAATACCGCCGCGGCTACAAGTTCTCGACCTACGCGACCTGGTGGATTCGCCAGGCGATCACCCGTTCGATCGCCGACCAGGCCCGCACGATCCGCATCCCGGTCCACATGATCGAGACGATCAACAAGATGAACCGCATCTCGCGCCAGCACTTGCAGGAATTCGGCTTCGAGCCGGATGCGCCGACGCTGGCCGAGAAGATGGAAATCCCCGAGGACAAGATCCGCAAGATCATGAAGATCGCCAAGGAGCCGATCTCCATGGAAACGCCGATCGGGGACGACGACGATTCGCACCTGGGCGATTTCATCGAGGACACCAACAACACCGCGCCGATCGAAGCCGCCATGCAGGCCGGCCTGCGCGACGTGGTGAAGGACATCCTCGACAGCCTGACTCCGCGCGAGGCCAAGGTGCTGCGCATGCGCTTCGGCATCGAGATGAGCACGGACCACACGCTGGAAGAAGTCGGCAAGCAGTTCGACGTCACCCGCGAGCGCATCCGCCAGATCGAAGCGAAGGCGATCCGCAAGCTCAAGCACCCGAGCCGGAGCGACAAGCTGCGGACCTATCTGGACAATCTGTAATCAGGTCTTCCAGATGCGTGGCCGCCGCCGGCACGCATCTGGGCAAAGGACGCAAGGAGGGTCGGACGAGTTCCGGCCCTTTTTTTCGTTTGCGCGACCGCAGCAACGGCAGCGCGGTGCGTTCGACTAGCGATGCTGACCCGGCACCCACAGCACGTCGGCGCGCCCCTCGTCGTTGGCGATGCGCGCCGCGACGAACAACAGGTCCGAGGCGCGATTGATGTAACGCACACCTTCGGGGTTGACCTGCTCATCCGGCAGATTCGCAAGCGCAACCATCAAGCGCTCGGCCCGACGCGCGACAGTGCGCGCCATGTGCAAGGTGGATGCAGCCGGCGTTCCCCCCGGCAACACGAAGGAGGTCAGGGCTTGCAGCCGCTCGTTGAGCGCATCGATCTCGGCCTCCACGCGGGCCGTCTGGCTGGCGGTGATCCGCAACGGAGCATGCCCGGACGGCAGTTCGTCAACCGGCGTTGCAAGATCGGCGCCCAGGTCGAACAGGTCGTTCTGCATGTGGCCGAGCATCTTGTCGACATCGGCATGGAGCTCACCCAGATGCACGCGCGCCATGCCGATGACTGAATTGGTTTCGTCGACCGTGCCATAGGCCTCGATGCGAAGGTCAGATTTGAGTCTGCGCTTGCCCGTGACGAGACCGGTTGTTCCGCCGTCGCCGGTGCGCGTGTAGATCTTGTTGAGCTTGACCATGCTTTCTCCTCAGGGCATATCGGGTCGATGGCATGAGCCGGGCGGCACTGCCACTTCATCAAGGGCGCTGCGCGCCGCTTGCAGCGCCGGCCATTGCACGAAGCGGCCGGATAGCTGGGCCATCACCGCCAGCCGCTCGTGCTCGCTCATGCGCACCCACTGGGCGATTTCGGCGCTGCTGCGTGCGCAGCCGACACACAGCCCACTGGACGCATCAAGCCGGCAAACTGCCACGCAGGGCGATGAGACTGTTTGCACGGCGGCGTTCAACTCAGGCGCAGCGGCAGGCCGACAACGATGCGCGCCGCGTTGTGTCCCGCGCTGCGCGCGAGTG
This window of the Selenomonadales bacterium genome carries:
- a CDS encoding cob(I)yrinic acid a,c-diamide adenosyltransferase; this encodes MVKLNKIYTRTGDGGTTGLVTGKRRLKSDLRIEAYGTVDETNSVIGMARVHLGELHADVDKMLGHMQNDLFDLGADLATPVDELPSGHAPLRITASQTARVEAEIDALNERLQALTSFVLPGGTPAASTLHMARTVARRAERLMVALANLPDEQVNPEGVRYINRASDLLFVAARIANDEGRADVLWVPGQHR
- a CDS encoding DUF1289 domain-containing protein — protein: MNAAVQTVSSPCVAVCRLDASSGLCVGCARSSAEIAQWVRMSEHERLAVMAQLSGRFVQWPALQAARSALDEVAVPPGSCHRPDMP
- the rpoD gene encoding RNA polymerase sigma factor RpoD; this translates as MCHTCAHAVGFPIPAEAALSTVDSEFGRTTDPVRMYMREMGTVELLTREGEIEIAKRIEGGLQAMMLAISASPTTIAHILEFAGKIRAGEMQISEVVDGFVAADEADDYVAEEDFDEFDEEDDDDGNGGSKALTKKLEELKNAALVKLDSLSANFDKMRKAFEKDGYKSANYNKAQLAISQELMTIRFTVKTIEKLSDILRSQVDDVRRYERELRKIVVDKCGMPQDHFIKTFPPNALNKQWAEKEVAANKPYSVILSRNLPPVQELQQKLIDIQAKAVVPIDDLKDINKKMNEGEKSSRDAKKEMIEANLRLVISIAKKYTNRGLQFLDLIQEGNIGLMKAVDKFEYRRGYKFSTYATWWIRQAITRSIADQARTIRIPVHMIETINKMNRISRQHLQEFGFEPDAPTLAEKMEIPEDKIRKIMKIAKEPISMETPIGDDDDSHLGDFIEDTNNTAPIEAAMQAGLRDVVKDILDSLTPREAKVLRMRFGIEMSTDHTLEEVGKQFDVTRERIRQIEAKAIRKLKHPSRSDKLRTYLDNL